The Cloeon dipterum chromosome 3, ieCloDipt1.1, whole genome shotgun sequence genome includes a region encoding these proteins:
- the LOC135940896 gene encoding ecdysone receptor-like isoform X3: MIHVATMQRLCAESSPEVSSSSPITNISMGQMRMVSSPNPTGSSSSDLGEVDLELWDLDYSSRRNLISSAMHLHGRDDLSPPTSVLGFPTGSESMDSKKRKGPAPRQQEELCLVCGDRASGYHYNALTCEGCKGFFRRSITKNAVYQCKYGNNCEIDMYMRRKCQECRLKKCLTVGMRPECVVPEIQCAVKREAKKAQKDKDKPNSTTCGSSPESVVREPESRVSSISNGHPTPAQRKPILKNFQMQDVAPPSNGGKAISPEQEELIARLVFFQNEYEQPPADDLKRIMNQPLEGEDPSDIKFRHITEITILTVQLIVEFAKRLPGFDKLLREDQIALLKACSSEVMMLRMARSYDIQNDSIVFANNQPYNRDSYSLAGMGDTIEDLLHFCRRIYSMKVDNAEYALLTAIVIFSERPALNEAWKVEKIQEIYLDALRAYVDSQRKEKCGPTFAKRLSVLTELRTLGNQNSEVCFSLKLKNKKLPPFLAEIWDVVP; this comes from the exons ATGATCCACGTTGCGACAATGCAGCGACTTTGCGCCGAAAGTTCGCCGGAGGTGTCTTCGTCATCTCCGATCACCAACATTTCGATGGGACAGATGAGAATGGTTTCTTCGCCGAACCCAACCGGCTCGTCCTCTTCCGATCTCGGCGAGGTTGACCTCGAATTGTGGGATTTGGATTACAGCTCGCGGAGGAACCTCATCAGCAGTGCGATGCATCTGCACG GTCGCGATGACTTGTCGCCTCCGACCAGTGTGCTGGGCTTCCCGACCGGCAGCGAGTCCATGGACAGCAAAAAGCGCAAAGGCCCAGCTCCCCGGCAGCAGGAGGAACTGTGTTTGGTGTGCGGCGACCGCGCCTCTGGATACCACTACAATGCGCTCACCTGCGAAGGCTGCAAAG GTTTCTTCAGGCGCAGCATAACCAAGAACGCCGTGTACCAGTGCAAATATGGAAACAACTGCGAGATCGACATGTACATGCGACGCAAGTGTCAAGAGTGTCGACTCAAAAAGTGTCTCACCGTCGGCATGAGGCCAGAAT GTGTTGTTCCTGAAATTCAATGTGCCGTGAAGAGAGAAGCGAAAAAGGCACAAAAGGACAAAGACAAACCAAACTCGACGACGTGTGGCAGCTCCCCTGAGTCGGTTGTTCGCGAACCAGAATCCAGAGTGTCCAGCATTAGCAACGGACACCCGACCCCTGCTCAACGCAAACCAATCCTGAAG AATTTCCAGATGCAGGACGTTGCGCCCCCCAGCAATGGAGGAAAAGCCATTAGCCCTGAGCAAGAAGAGCTCATCGCCAGGCTTGTCTTCTTCCAAAATGAGTACGAACAACCCCCCGCAGATGACCTGAAAAGGATCATG aaCCAACCGCTGGAAGGAGAGGACCCAAGTGACATCAAGTTCAGGCACATCACTGAAATCACAATACTTACTGTCCAACTCATTGTTGAGTTCGCCAAAAGGCTACCTGGCTTTGACAAACTCTTACGAGAGGACCAAATCGCCTTGTTGAAG GCTTGCTCAAGTGAGGTCATGATGCTTCGGATGGCGCGAAGTTACGACATACAGAATGACAGCATTGTGTTTGCCAACAACCAGCCGTACAACCGAGATTCCTACAGCCTCGCTGGTATGGGTGACACCATCGAGGATCTGCTCCATTTCTGCCGGCGCATCTACAGTATGAAGGTGGACAATGCTGAGTACGCGCTTCTCACAGCCATAGTAATTTTCTCAG AGAGACCTGCATTGAACGAAGCCTGGAAAGTGGAGAAGATCCAGGAAATCTACCTGGATGCCCTGAGGGCGTACGTGGATTCTCAGAGAAAGGAAAAGTGCGGTCCCACGTTCGCGAAGCGGCTGTCAGTGTTGACCGAACTGAGGACTCTGGGCAACCAGAACTCGGAAGTTTGCTTCTCGCTGAAGCTGAAGAACAAGAAACTGCCACCATTCCTCGCTGAGATCTGGGACGTGGTCCCGTAA